In the genome of Pseudoliparis swirei isolate HS2019 ecotype Mariana Trench chromosome 3, NWPU_hadal_v1, whole genome shotgun sequence, one region contains:
- the c1qbp gene encoding complement component 1 Q subcomponent-binding protein, mitochondrial has translation MLKSVVRVVGAAVRICSATTSTARALPLSCPTLCAPSSATTRPFTRSLWMLNSKGASSDYRPKLFSAKALNPLVSCGCGGLHTEGDKAFGAFLSDEIKEEATIQKSKTLPKMSGGWELEMNGTEAKLSRNVAGEKITVTFNVNNSIPPNFEEEAADQGRQKSAAPEEEEDIVSTPNFVVEVTKQAAKHSLVFDCHFPEDEMSHGEGEEESDIFAIREVSFQPEGDTDWKETSYTLSTDSLDWALYDHLMDFLADRGIDNTFADELMELSTAAEHQEYIKFLEDLQGFVKCN, from the exons ATGCTGAAGTCCGTTGTCCGTGTGGTGGGAGCCGCTGTTCGCATTTGCTCAGCCACGACGTCCACAGCCCGAGCGCTGCCACTCAGCTGCCCCACACTGTGCGCTCCTAGCTCGGCGACAACTCGGCCCTTCACCCGGTCTCTCTGGATGCTGAACAGCAAAGGAGCCTCGTCGGACTACCGGCCCAAGCTGTTCAGCGCTAAAGCATTGAACCCCTTGGTGTCGTGTGGATGTGGAGGGCTGCACACAGAAG GTGACAAAGCATTTGGCGCTTTCCTGTCTGATGAAATCAAAGAGGAGGCAACGATCCAGAAAAGCAAGACCCTCCCTAAGATGTCTGGAGGATGGGAGCTGGAGATGAACGGCACGGAGGCCAAACTCTCGAGGAATGTTGCTGGAGAAAA AATCACTGTCACATTCAATGTCAACAACAGTATCCCTCCGAACTTtgaggaggaggcagcagaTCAAGGACGGCAGAAGTCGGCAGCACCAGAAGAAGAG GAAGATATTGTGTCGACGCCCAACTTTGTTGTCGAAGTAACAAAACAGGCTGCAAAACATTCCCTCGTGTTTGACTGCCATTTCCCTGAAGACGAG ATGAGTcacggtgaaggagaggaggagagcgacaTCTTCGCCATTCGCGAGGTTAGCTTCCAGCCCGAAGGCGACACCGACTGGAAGGAGACCAGCTACACGCTCAGCACGGACTCTCTGGACTGG GCCCTGTACGACCACCTGATGGACTTCCTGGCCGACCGGGGGATCGACAACACCTTCGCCGACGAGCTGATGGAGCTGAGCACTGCCGCCGAGCACCAAGAGTACATCAAGTTCCTGGAAGACCTCCAAGGCTTTGTCAAATGTAACTAA
- the dhx33 gene encoding ATP-dependent RNA helicase DHX33 isoform X2, whose protein sequence is MTDGMLLREAIGDPLLLRYTVVVLDEAHERTVHTDVLFGVVKMAQRRRTELNKIPLKVIVMSATMDVDLFSEYFNKSPVLYLEGRQHPIQIYYTKHPQSDYLQAALVSIFQIHQEAPPSHDILVFMTGQEEIEALARTCRDISKHLPDGCSPMLVIPLYASLPPAQQLRVFQPAPKGCRKVILSTNIAETSVTISGIKFVIDTGMVKAKRFNPDSGLEVLAVQRVSKAQAWQRTGRAGREDSGSCYRLYTELEFDNLIPMTVPEIQRCNLASVMLQLMALGVPDVTHFDFMSKPSPEAIRSAVEHLELLGAVERKEGQAFLTVLGKKMASFPLEPRYAKTILLSPDFSCGEEILSIVSLMSVDTVLFNPPARREEVLAARKKFASSEGDHVTLLNIYRAFKKVSGNKEWCRENFVNSRNMGLVKDVQAQLRDICLKLNMKLESCGADTGSARRCLAHGLFVNAAELQPDGSYLALDTHQPVAIHPSSVLFQAKPAYVVFNELLHTTRCYMRDLCLVDADWLMDAAPEYFGRKLHPSRS, encoded by the exons ATGACAGACGGTATGCTCCTGCGCGAGGCCATCGGCGACCCCTTGCTGCTGCGCTACACCGTGGTGGTCCTGGATGAGGCTCACGAGCGCACCGTGCACACAGACGTGCTGTTCGGCGTGGTTAAGATGGCTCAACGCAGGCGCACAGAGCTGAACAAGATTCCCCTGAAG GTCATAGTGATGTCGGCCACGATGGATGTGGATTTGTTCTCCGAGTACTTCAATAAGTCACCTGTGCTGTACCTGGAGGGCAGGCAGCATCCCATCCAGATCTACTACACCAAGCACCCCCAGTCCGACTACCTGCAGGCTGCGCTTGTCTCTATCTTCCAGATCCATCAG GAGGCCCCTCCGTCCCACGATATCTTAGTCTTCATGACGGGTCAGGAGGAGATCGAGGCTCTGGCCAGGACGTGCCGGGACATCTCTAAGCATCTGCCGGACGGCTGCAGCCCCATGCTAGTTATCCCTCTGTACGCCTCGCTGCCCCCGGCACAGCAGCTCAGGGTCTTCCAGCCGGCTCCCAAG GGATGTAGGAAGGTCATCCTCTCCACCAACATTGCAGAGACGTCGGTCACAATCTCTGGGATCAAGTTTGTCATAGACACAGGGATGGTGAAGGCCAAGCGCTTCAACCCTG ACAGCGGGCTGGAGGTGCTGGCCGTGCAGCGGGTCTCCAAAGCCCAGGCGTGGCAGCGGACTGGCCGAGCCGGCAGGGAGGACTCCGGCTCTTGCTATCGCCTCTACACCGAGCTGGAGTTCGACAACCTCATCCCCATGACCGTGCCCGAGATCCAGAG GTGTAACCTAGCCAGCGTGATGCTTCAGCTCATGGCTCTGGGGGTTCCAGACGTGACACATTTTGATTTTATGTCCAAGCCTTCGCCAG AGGCCATCCGCTCTGCTGTGGAGCATTTAGAGCTGCTGGGGGCCgtcgagaggaaggaggggcagGCTTTCCTCACCGTTCTGGGAAAGAAGATGGCAAGCTTCCCTCTGGAGCCCAGATATGCCaag ACCATCCTGCTGTCCCCCGACTTCTCCTGCGGCGAGGAGATTTTGAGCATCGTGTCTCTGATGTCGGTGGACACCGTGCTGTTTAACCCTCCCGCCCGGCGGGAGGAGGTGCTCGCCGCACGCAAGAAGTTTGCCTCCAGCGAAGGAGACCACGTGACGCTGCTCAACATTTACAGGGCGTTCAAGAAAGTCAGCGGCAACAAG GAGTGGTGCCGGGAAAACTTTGTCAACAGCAGGAACATGGGGCTGGTGAAAGACGTCCAGGCTCAACTCCGAGATATCTGCCTTAAG CTCAACATGAAGCTGGAGTCGTGCGGGGCGGACACGGGGAGCGCCCGTCGCTGCCTTGCCCATGGGCTGTTCGTCAATGCAGCCGAGCTGCAACCCGATGGCAGCTACCTGGCCCTGGACACCCACCAGCCCGTGGCCATCCACCCGTCCTCCGTCCTGTTCCAGGCCAAGCCGGCCTACGTGGTCTTCAACGAGCTGCTGCACACGACCCGCTGCTACATGCGGGACCTGTGCTTGGTGGACGCCGACTGGCTGATGGATGCGGCGCCGGAGTACTTTGGCCGCAAGCTCCACCCCTCCAGGAGCTAA
- the dhx33 gene encoding ATP-dependent RNA helicase DHX33 isoform X1, protein MPYDPNPPPAKKFKPGSGFFRLDRNKPGMLLPRKGNATIPIDVQRKQLPIYQAKPQLLNQLRQLPNAILIGETGSGKTTQIPQYLYEAGIGRQGIVAITQPRRVAAISLAARVAEEKKTQLGKLVGYSVRFEDVTSSETKLKFMTDGMLLREAIGDPLLLRYTVVVLDEAHERTVHTDVLFGVVKMAQRRRTELNKIPLKVIVMSATMDVDLFSEYFNKSPVLYLEGRQHPIQIYYTKHPQSDYLQAALVSIFQIHQEAPPSHDILVFMTGQEEIEALARTCRDISKHLPDGCSPMLVIPLYASLPPAQQLRVFQPAPKGCRKVILSTNIAETSVTISGIKFVIDTGMVKAKRFNPDSGLEVLAVQRVSKAQAWQRTGRAGREDSGSCYRLYTELEFDNLIPMTVPEIQRCNLASVMLQLMALGVPDVTHFDFMSKPSPEAIRSAVEHLELLGAVERKEGQAFLTVLGKKMASFPLEPRYAKTILLSPDFSCGEEILSIVSLMSVDTVLFNPPARREEVLAARKKFASSEGDHVTLLNIYRAFKKVSGNKEWCRENFVNSRNMGLVKDVQAQLRDICLKLNMKLESCGADTGSARRCLAHGLFVNAAELQPDGSYLALDTHQPVAIHPSSVLFQAKPAYVVFNELLHTTRCYMRDLCLVDADWLMDAAPEYFGRKLHPSRS, encoded by the exons ATGCCCTACGACCCCAACCCTCCTCCGGCTAAAAAATTCAAGCCGGGGTCTGGTTTTTTCCGTCTCGACAGGAATAAACCTGGAATGCTGCTGCCTAGAAAGGGGAATGCCACCATTCCGATAGACGTCCAGAGGAAACAGCTTCCAATCTACCAGGCGAAGCCCCAGCTCCTGAACCAGCTGCGACAGCTCCCCAATGCTATTCTCATCG GGGAGACTGGCTCTGGGAAGACCACTCAGATCCCCCAGTACCTGTATGAGGCCGGCATCGGGCGACAGGGCATCGTTGCCATCACTCAGCCCCGCAGGGTGGCTGCGATCTCACTGGCAGCGAGGGtggcggaggagaagaagactcAGCTCGGCAAGCTg GTCGGCTACTCGGTGCGCTTTGAGGACGTCACGTCCTCCGAGACGAAGCTGAAGTTCATGACAGACGGTATGCTCCTGCGCGAGGCCATCGGCGACCCCTTGCTGCTGCGCTACACCGTGGTGGTCCTGGATGAGGCTCACGAGCGCACCGTGCACACAGACGTGCTGTTCGGCGTGGTTAAGATGGCTCAACGCAGGCGCACAGAGCTGAACAAGATTCCCCTGAAG GTCATAGTGATGTCGGCCACGATGGATGTGGATTTGTTCTCCGAGTACTTCAATAAGTCACCTGTGCTGTACCTGGAGGGCAGGCAGCATCCCATCCAGATCTACTACACCAAGCACCCCCAGTCCGACTACCTGCAGGCTGCGCTTGTCTCTATCTTCCAGATCCATCAG GAGGCCCCTCCGTCCCACGATATCTTAGTCTTCATGACGGGTCAGGAGGAGATCGAGGCTCTGGCCAGGACGTGCCGGGACATCTCTAAGCATCTGCCGGACGGCTGCAGCCCCATGCTAGTTATCCCTCTGTACGCCTCGCTGCCCCCGGCACAGCAGCTCAGGGTCTTCCAGCCGGCTCCCAAG GGATGTAGGAAGGTCATCCTCTCCACCAACATTGCAGAGACGTCGGTCACAATCTCTGGGATCAAGTTTGTCATAGACACAGGGATGGTGAAGGCCAAGCGCTTCAACCCTG ACAGCGGGCTGGAGGTGCTGGCCGTGCAGCGGGTCTCCAAAGCCCAGGCGTGGCAGCGGACTGGCCGAGCCGGCAGGGAGGACTCCGGCTCTTGCTATCGCCTCTACACCGAGCTGGAGTTCGACAACCTCATCCCCATGACCGTGCCCGAGATCCAGAG GTGTAACCTAGCCAGCGTGATGCTTCAGCTCATGGCTCTGGGGGTTCCAGACGTGACACATTTTGATTTTATGTCCAAGCCTTCGCCAG AGGCCATCCGCTCTGCTGTGGAGCATTTAGAGCTGCTGGGGGCCgtcgagaggaaggaggggcagGCTTTCCTCACCGTTCTGGGAAAGAAGATGGCAAGCTTCCCTCTGGAGCCCAGATATGCCaag ACCATCCTGCTGTCCCCCGACTTCTCCTGCGGCGAGGAGATTTTGAGCATCGTGTCTCTGATGTCGGTGGACACCGTGCTGTTTAACCCTCCCGCCCGGCGGGAGGAGGTGCTCGCCGCACGCAAGAAGTTTGCCTCCAGCGAAGGAGACCACGTGACGCTGCTCAACATTTACAGGGCGTTCAAGAAAGTCAGCGGCAACAAG GAGTGGTGCCGGGAAAACTTTGTCAACAGCAGGAACATGGGGCTGGTGAAAGACGTCCAGGCTCAACTCCGAGATATCTGCCTTAAG CTCAACATGAAGCTGGAGTCGTGCGGGGCGGACACGGGGAGCGCCCGTCGCTGCCTTGCCCATGGGCTGTTCGTCAATGCAGCCGAGCTGCAACCCGATGGCAGCTACCTGGCCCTGGACACCCACCAGCCCGTGGCCATCCACCCGTCCTCCGTCCTGTTCCAGGCCAAGCCGGCCTACGTGGTCTTCAACGAGCTGCTGCACACGACCCGCTGCTACATGCGGGACCTGTGCTTGGTGGACGCCGACTGGCTGATGGATGCGGCGCCGGAGTACTTTGGCCGCAAGCTCCACCCCTCCAGGAGCTAA